One part of the Sorangiineae bacterium MSr11954 genome encodes these proteins:
- a CDS encoding type II secretion system F family protein produces MSLPKVNIALTDELLKGGSFVLTAFGIFVSVWATTSDPSSFVWRYWARYTSSLERKLRPQFIWTKGSTIAGGQAAAMFLMLLAHALVRLSNFVLVVGTVAIIIGPTIWVEKMRRDRVLAIETQLDTTILSLANALKSIPSIGAAFQSVVMVIQDPTRQEFELAVKEMKVGSTLDQALLHMAARIGSRQVDSALSAVLIGRQIGGNLPKVLEQTAATLREMARLEGVVRTKTAEGKAQLWVMALLPAALIYALNMFWQGYFDPLTKSIFGYFLIVVCGGLWIGGILAARKILNVDI; encoded by the coding sequence ATGAGTTTACCCAAGGTCAACATCGCGCTCACCGACGAGCTGCTCAAGGGCGGGAGCTTCGTGCTCACCGCCTTCGGGATCTTCGTCAGCGTGTGGGCGACCACCTCGGATCCTTCGAGCTTCGTCTGGCGCTACTGGGCGCGCTACACCTCGTCGCTCGAGCGCAAGCTCCGCCCGCAGTTCATATGGACCAAGGGGAGCACCATCGCCGGCGGACAAGCCGCGGCGATGTTCCTGATGCTCCTCGCGCACGCGCTGGTCCGGCTCTCCAACTTCGTGCTCGTGGTGGGCACGGTGGCCATCATCATCGGCCCCACGATCTGGGTCGAGAAGATGCGGCGCGATCGCGTCCTCGCCATCGAGACGCAGCTCGACACCACCATCCTCTCGCTGGCCAACGCGCTGAAGTCGATCCCCAGCATCGGCGCCGCGTTCCAGTCCGTGGTCATGGTCATCCAAGATCCGACCCGCCAGGAGTTCGAGCTGGCCGTCAAAGAGATGAAGGTCGGCAGCACGCTCGACCAAGCGCTCCTCCACATGGCGGCGCGCATCGGCTCGAGGCAGGTCGACTCGGCGCTCTCCGCGGTGCTCATCGGCCGTCAGATCGGCGGTAACTTGCCCAAGGTGCTCGAGCAAACAGCCGCCACCCTTCGCGAGATGGCCCGCCTCGAGGGCGTGGTGCGGACCAAGACGGCGGAAGGCAAGGCGCAGCTCTGGGTCATGGCGCTCTTGCCGGCGGCGCTCATCTACGCGCTCAACATGTTCTGGCAAGGGTATTTCGATCCTTTGACGAAGAGCATCTTCGGCTACTTCCTCATCGTCGTGTGCGGTGGTCTGTGGATCGGCGGCATCCTCGCCGCCCGCAAGATTCTCAACGTCGACATCTGA
- the tadA gene encoding Flp pilus assembly complex ATPase component TadA: MAARTSSNQVQVVIHTDDGSERTEMCPIGAPITIGRHVNCVLRLDSDLVSRQHAVVEIGPSSMRVEDVSTNGTIAGEMLLRRQAVDVPFGTPIVLGNFTVYFMAPGHTVGASGSQQRGPAPMPPPHAGHGQAPAHLQARPGPSLAAIPPPPGRGPAPMPHPPGAPGHPGAPGHAEAKGQAAPGVQQPRVLSQAPITTPEALQKRERDVALRREIHKLLLEHLDLATMDPSKVDDPSMRPKVLGALRRIVGNLDTRIPPETDRDALIGELADEALGLGPLERFLADPKISEIMVVDPNTIYIEKGGKLTLSETRFTDDERVRAVIERIVTPLGRRIDESSPLVDARLKDGSRVNAVIKPLALRGSCITIRKFSKTPLTLEKLISFGALTPQMGQFLTRSVIAKRNIVISGGTGSGKTTLLNVLSGAIPSEERIVTIEDAAELQLAQPHVVSLETRPANLEGKGEYTIRDLVKNSLRMRPDRIVVGECRGGEALDMLQAMNTGHDGSLTTTHANSPPEAISRLETLVLMAGIDLPIRAIRDQIAGAVHVIVQQSRFSDGSRRVSAITEVVGVGDEGTIEMRPIFEFVRTGTGPGGKVIGEFRATGYLPSYLNDFIVMGLVKRGEAYL; encoded by the coding sequence GTGGCGGCACGAACCAGCTCCAATCAAGTTCAGGTCGTCATTCACACGGACGACGGAAGTGAGCGCACGGAGATGTGCCCGATCGGTGCCCCGATCACCATCGGGCGCCACGTGAACTGCGTGCTACGTCTCGACAGCGATTTGGTCTCGCGCCAGCACGCGGTCGTCGAGATCGGCCCGTCCTCGATGCGGGTCGAGGACGTGTCGACCAACGGGACCATCGCAGGCGAAATGCTCCTGCGCCGCCAGGCGGTCGACGTTCCCTTCGGAACGCCGATCGTCCTGGGGAACTTCACCGTGTACTTCATGGCCCCGGGGCACACCGTGGGGGCGAGCGGTTCGCAGCAGCGAGGCCCCGCGCCCATGCCGCCGCCGCACGCGGGGCACGGGCAAGCGCCGGCACATCTGCAGGCGCGCCCCGGGCCGAGCTTGGCCGCCATTCCGCCGCCGCCGGGCCGCGGTCCTGCGCCGATGCCGCATCCTCCGGGTGCACCCGGACATCCGGGCGCCCCCGGTCACGCGGAGGCCAAAGGGCAGGCCGCGCCGGGGGTGCAGCAGCCGCGGGTGCTCTCGCAGGCGCCCATCACCACGCCGGAGGCGCTGCAGAAGCGCGAGCGCGACGTGGCCTTGCGGCGCGAGATCCACAAGCTGCTCTTGGAGCACCTCGACCTGGCGACCATGGATCCGTCGAAGGTCGACGATCCGTCGATGCGCCCCAAGGTGCTCGGCGCGCTCCGGCGCATCGTGGGCAACCTCGATACGCGCATCCCCCCGGAGACCGACCGCGATGCGCTCATCGGCGAGCTGGCCGACGAAGCGCTGGGCCTCGGGCCGCTCGAGCGCTTCTTGGCGGACCCGAAGATCTCCGAAATCATGGTCGTGGATCCGAACACGATCTACATCGAAAAAGGCGGCAAGCTCACCTTGTCGGAGACGCGCTTCACGGACGACGAGCGCGTTCGCGCCGTCATCGAGCGCATCGTCACCCCGCTCGGACGCCGCATCGACGAATCGTCGCCGCTGGTCGACGCCCGCTTGAAGGACGGCTCCCGTGTGAACGCCGTCATCAAGCCGCTGGCGCTCCGCGGCTCGTGCATCACCATCCGTAAGTTCTCCAAGACGCCGCTCACGTTGGAGAAGCTCATCAGCTTCGGCGCGCTCACCCCGCAGATGGGCCAGTTCCTCACGCGAAGCGTGATCGCCAAGCGCAACATCGTCATCTCCGGCGGCACGGGCAGCGGCAAGACCACCCTGCTCAACGTGCTCTCGGGCGCCATCCCCTCGGAGGAGCGCATCGTCACCATCGAGGACGCCGCCGAGCTCCAGCTCGCGCAGCCGCACGTGGTGTCGCTCGAAACGCGCCCGGCCAACTTGGAGGGCAAGGGCGAGTACACCATCCGCGATCTGGTGAAGAACTCGCTGCGTATGCGCCCCGACCGAATCGTGGTCGGAGAGTGTCGTGGTGGCGAAGCGCTCGACATGCTCCAGGCCATGAACACGGGCCACGACGGCTCGCTGACCACCACCCACGCGAACTCGCCCCCCGAGGCCATCTCGCGCTTGGAGACCCTGGTGCTCATGGCCGGTATCGATCTCCCCATCCGCGCCATCCGCGATCAGATCGCGGGCGCTGTTCACGTCATCGTCCAGCAGTCGCGCTTCTCCGACGGCTCGCGCCGCGTCAGCGCCATCACCGAGGTGGTGGGCGTGGGCGACGAGGGCACCATCGAGATGCGGCCCATTTTCGAGTTCGTCCGCACGGGCACGGGCCCCGGCGGCAAAGTCATCGGAGAGTTCCGCGCTACAGGGTACCTGCCGTCCTATTTGAACGATTTCATCGTCATGGGCCTGGTGAAGCGCGGCGAGGCGTATCTATGA